The sequence ATTCCGCCAATCTGAATCAGACAGAGAATGACACCCTGACCGAAGAAAGACCAATGGGTGTATGTATCAACCTGGATCAGACCGGTCACGCACGTTGCAGACGTGGCTGTGAAAAAACCGGTAAATAAATTGGCTGCATCCGGATTTCTTGTAGAAATAGGAAGAGCCAAAAGTATAGAACCGATACATATGATCGCGCAGTATCCAAATAAAATAATCTTCATAGGCGAAAGGTGAAGAAAATGATGATAAAGTTTTTGTATAGAAGATATAAAAATCACCTCTTTGATTATTTATAAACTATATAGATTATAAGAGATAGTAAATTAAAAACACATTAAGAAAGAAAAATTAATATAAAGATTATATAAAGAAAAAAATGTTTTAATACAATCTTTACGGAAACAGATTTGTTTTTATCAGATTTTAACAAGAGGATTGCTAGAATACAGTGTAGAAGAAGAGGTGAGTGAGAATGAGAAACTTTATATTAATTTTAGCATTGATTCTTTTGTTTGTGATTGGATTTGTCATCATGAGAAGTATAGACAATTTTATTGAAAGTGGCGGATTTAAAACTGAATAAAATGCAAAAATTACGAAAAAATATAAAATAAAAACAAAAGTACGTGACTTATGGACAGAAAGGTGCTATAATGCTTTGTGGAGATAAAGCATTAAAATAATAAAGAATGGGAGAGAAAAGGATGGATAACAAAAAAGATTTTAAACCATTTATTTCCGCTGACAAAATAGTACCAGAGTTCACATTTACATCGCTGTTCATTGGTATTCTTTTGGCGGTAGTCTTTGGTGCGGCGAATGCGTACCTTGGATTGAGAGTTGGAATGACTGTGTCTGCATCAATTCCTGCGGCAGTTCTTTCCATGGGAATTATTCGTGTGATTCTCAGAAGAGATTCTATCTTAGAGAATAACATGGTACAGACAATCGGTTCAGCTGGTGAATCAGTTGCGGCCGGAGCAATTTTTACATTGCCTGCATTATTCTTGTGGGCAGCAGATGGTGTGGAAGGAATTGAAGCACCTGGACTTTTTGAGATTTTCTTGATAGCACTTGTCGGTGGTACATTGGGTGTTTTATTCATGATTCCGCTTCGTAAAGCGTTGATTGTTGAAGAACACGGTGTGCTTCCATATCCGGAAGGAACTGCCTGTGCAGAAGTACTTCTTGCAGGTGAAGAGGGAGGATCAAAAGCATCTGTCGTATTTTCCGGACTTGGGATTGCGGCAGTATACAAATTTGTGGCTGACGGTTTGGGAGTGTTCCCAAGCAGTGTAAACTATGATATTAAGGCATACAAAGGGTCGGCAGTCGGTATGGATGTGCTTCCTGCACTTGTAGGCGTTGGTTACATCTGTGGACCAAGAATTGCAAGCTACATGTTCTCCGGTAGTGTGCTCAGCTGGTTCGTATTGATGCCATTGATCAGCTTGTTTGCAGGGGATGCGATCATCTTCCCTGGAACAAAACCAATCAGTTCGCTTGCGCCAAGTGAGTTATGGGGAACTTACATTAAGTACATAGGTGCCGGTGCAGTTGCAACAGGTGGTATCATCAGTTTGATCAAATCATTGCCATTGATTGTAAAGACGTTCTCTCAGGCAATGAAGAGTATGTCTAATAATAAGGGAAAAGCAGCAAGTGGACTGAGAACAGATCAGGATATGCCGATGCCGGTTATCTTAATCGGTGTTGGAGTCATTGCAATTGCAATTTGGTTGCTTCCTACATTCCCAATCAATTTATTGGGAGCAGTTATCGTCGTAATCTTTGGTTTCTTCTTTGCGACAGTATCATCTAGAATGGTTGGTCTGATCGGAAGCAGTAATAACCCGGTATCCGGTATGGCAATCGCAACACTTTTGATTGCGACAATCTTATTAAAAGCAACAGGTCTCGATGGTGCGACAGGTATGAAAGGTGCAATCGCAATCGGTTCTATTATCTGTATCGTAGCAGCAATTGCGGGTGATACATCTCAGGATTTGAAGACTGGATTTATCGTTGGTGCCACACCAAAGAAACAGCAGTGGGGAGAATTGATCGGTGTTCTTACATCTTCACTTGCAATCGGTGGAGTACTTTACCTGCTCAACGAAGCATGGGGATATGGTTCAACAGAACTTCCGGCAGCGCAGGCTACAATGATGAGAATGATCGTGGAAGGTGTTATGAATGCAGATCTTCCTTGGGGATTGATCGGAGCCGGTGCAGCAATCGCAATTGTAGTTGAGATTTTGAGAATTCCGGTACTTCCGTTTGCAGTAGGTATGTACTTACCACTTTCTTTAAATGCCGGTATCATGGCAGGTGGTCTTGTAAGACTTGTTGTTGAAAAGAAACGCGGTCTTTCAGAAGAAAAGAAAAAAGCTGCTATCGACAGAGGTATTCTCTATACTTCCGGTATGATTGCCGGTGAAGGTCTTGTCGGAATTTTACTTGCGGTATTCGCTGTAGTGGAACTTGATCTGACAAAATTGTTAGGAGGATTCTCACTTGGACAGATTGGCGCGATTCTCATCTTCTTAGTTGTAGTTATCGGTTCACTGTTCAAAGTAACACTGTTTTCAAAAGAAAATAAAAATTAATTAGAAGAGTAAAGTGTTCATGCAGCCTTTTGACAGGCTGCATGAAATTTGTTATGATATAAAAAACTCTATTTTAACGGAAAGGCTGATAGAGCTATGGGACGGAAGAAAGAAAAGAAAGAGAATTATTTGGATTATGTGTTTATGAAGAATCCGGCTTATGCATGGAAGGAAAAAGAAGATGGTTTGGTATACCTGATCATTGAGTGGAAAGGATTCTATCATTGGCTTGCACAGAAAGTATTTCACAGACCAAAGCAGAGCGAGATTGCGATGGATGCACTCGGAAGCTTTGTGTGGAAACAGTTAGACGGAAAAAGAGATATGCATGAGGTTGCCGAGCTGGTGAGGCAGGAGTTTGGGAAAAAAGCGGATCCGGTTTATGAAAGACTGATTAAATTTGTTGAGATTATGAGGGACAATAAGTTTGTGTTGTTGAAAGAGGAAAGAAAAGATGCTTAGTAGATATGTAATCTATATTTTAATGTTTGCGGTTCTTGGGGCAGTTCTCTATGCGTGGGGACTGAAAAAAGCACAGAGCCAGTCACAGGAGCTTGCAAGGATGCTATATGCAAAGTGCTGCAAGATTGTGAAAAAGGAACTGAAAAAGAAAGAATATCTTCGGAAAAATGAGATTGAACAGTTGATCAAGGATGTTC comes from Coprococcus phoceensis and encodes:
- a CDS encoding OPT family oligopeptide transporter, with protein sequence MDNKKDFKPFISADKIVPEFTFTSLFIGILLAVVFGAANAYLGLRVGMTVSASIPAAVLSMGIIRVILRRDSILENNMVQTIGSAGESVAAGAIFTLPALFLWAADGVEGIEAPGLFEIFLIALVGGTLGVLFMIPLRKALIVEEHGVLPYPEGTACAEVLLAGEEGGSKASVVFSGLGIAAVYKFVADGLGVFPSSVNYDIKAYKGSAVGMDVLPALVGVGYICGPRIASYMFSGSVLSWFVLMPLISLFAGDAIIFPGTKPISSLAPSELWGTYIKYIGAGAVATGGIISLIKSLPLIVKTFSQAMKSMSNNKGKAASGLRTDQDMPMPVILIGVGVIAIAIWLLPTFPINLLGAVIVVIFGFFFATVSSRMVGLIGSSNNPVSGMAIATLLIATILLKATGLDGATGMKGAIAIGSIICIVAAIAGDTSQDLKTGFIVGATPKKQQWGELIGVLTSSLAIGGVLYLLNEAWGYGSTELPAAQATMMRMIVEGVMNADLPWGLIGAGAAIAIVVEILRIPVLPFAVGMYLPLSLNAGIMAGGLVRLVVEKKRGLSEEKKKAAIDRGILYTSGMIAGEGLVGILLAVFAVVELDLTKLLGGFSLGQIGAILIFLVVVIGSLFKVTLFSKENKN
- a CDS encoding PqqD family protein, producing the protein MGRKKEKKENYLDYVFMKNPAYAWKEKEDGLVYLIIEWKGFYHWLAQKVFHRPKQSEIAMDALGSFVWKQLDGKRDMHEVAELVRQEFGKKADPVYERLIKFVEIMRDNKFVLLKEERKDA